The stretch of DNA TACATACCCGAAGAATACGTCTTAACAGGCTGGTCCATAAAGCCTTCAAGCCCGGCGAAATTGACGATCTCACTATAGAGCTGCTCCATCCGCGACGCTGGCAACCCCATCACCGAGCCACCCAGATAAACGTTTTCGCGCCCACTCATATCCGGATGAAAGCCTGCGCCCAGTTCCAACAGCGCGGCAACCTGTCCACGGACGCGAATCTCACCGCTCGACGGGATTAGAGTGCCGGCAATCAGCTTGAGCAACGTACTTTTCCCTGCCCCGTTTGTACCGATGATCCCGACCACTTGGCCGTTGGGAATCTTCAATGTCAACGGGTGTAAGGCAATCCACTCCCGAACTTTCTTCTTCTTGGTGATGATTTCCCATAGCACATCCCGCGCATATCCATACGAGCGGTAGCTTTTGCCAACGTCTTGTAAATCAACCGCGATCACAAAACTTCACGCATGTATGGTTCCGCACGATGATACAAAACCCAAGCCGGTGCCAATAGTAAAACCCAGTACAGCCCGGGTCGCAAAAAATTTCCAGTGGTAATAGGCATATCTTGGAGTAACCCATGAATCAATGCCATCACGTCAGCCACCGGATTCAAGCTCAAGGCTGATCGAAAATCTGAAGGCAGCATTTCTGGAGGATACAAAATCGGCGTCAAGTAAAAAATCATTGTCAACACAAACGGGAAGACCTGCCGCAAATCTTTCAAAAAACAACCGAGCACCGCCAGCAAATAACCGAAGGGAATCAACCATACCCATAGAGCAATCAGGACCACAACCGCCTTGATCGCACCTTCTGGGCCTATCAGGAATCCGGCCACCACAATAAACACGGGGAGGTAAACGATCCCGGCAACCAACGCTGGAAGAAGAGGTAACGCCTTGAGGGGAAATACCGTCTTTTTATAGAGCATATTGAACTCGTTCATCACGGAGAGATTCCGTAGCAGAACTTCACTCACGAACAACCACGGCAACATGCCGGTCAGGAAATAATCGACGAACGCCACTTTGCCAGGGACCTTGATTCGCAATACGAAATCTAGCAGGAACCAGAACGCAAGGATTTGCAAACCGGGCTGCAAGAGCAGCCAGACCCCTCCCAAAAGAGTGCCGCTGGTGCGTGCGACGATTTCGCGGCGAAGCAGCAGATACAGAAGTTCCCTTTCTTGCACCAATACCCTGAGCGGCCCCAGAAAACCAGCTGCTGACGCTTCAGGAAAACGGGATATTACCCGGAGGAAAAAACGCGATGTCATGTATTAGAGTTGCTTCCAATGATAACCAGATGATCACAAAGACATTTTTAGATTCCAAAGGCCAGCGGCAAGGCCGAAAAACCCATAGATGAATATGTCGAGTCGGTTTCTAATCCGATGCATCAAGCAGTGAAAGGTCTTCATTCCTCCAATGGAGTGCTCGACTGAGATTCGGGTTCGTGCTTGCTTTTTATTCTCTCGTATTGGTTGATCTGTCAACGCGGCATGAGGATTGTTCTTGGATGCCCTGGGTTTCTTGTGAGGAAGGTGAATTCTGGCTTTATTCCCATCATCGGCAGTGGCACCAAAGAACCCCAAATCTAACCAGACATCGGCGCCGTCAAACCACGGTAATGCAGGATCGAACAGTTGCTTCATCAGCGCATCATCATGAACGCTGCCGGCCACAACACCTCCAACGAATAGAATTTGCCGCTCAAGGGTCGAAATGACTAAGGTTTTAACCGTATGTCGTTTTTTTTGCCGCTATAGCGGGCTTTTTGCTGATCGTCATCCTGCGGCCTGACGCAACCGCATTCCACTCCGTCAATGATGATATCGCCATGTTTTTCAATCAGTTTCATCATCTCTCCCGGTGTCGTCAGCGCCCGCTCTGGCAGCAGATCGAGTTTCGCCAAGCTGCGCCGCAACACGGGCTGAAGTTGTTCCACATGTCGATGCGCATGCCCCGAACTCAAGCCAAAATGGAAGCCCAGGACATCGAAGGTACAGTAGGTCTTGAGGTAATACAAAATGAAGAACAGCTTCTTATCCATCCGATCGAGATAGCCAACATGACCTCCTTTTTGTACCCGTTTTATTTCGCCTTGCCTAACACGTTCTTGCTGAATCTCCGCATAGGCCTCTTCAAAGATAGGGTAGAGCTTGGCGAATTGAGCCTTGTTCATTCCGATCAGGGCTCTGACAGTACGTTCGCTGGTTTCTTCCATGAACTTTCCAAAAATCACTGACTGACACCATTCGATTGTTGTTAATGGGTATATTTATACCACAATAAATCCATTTTTATCATCGGAAGCAACTCTATTATTCGACACGATAATCAATCAATGTCGACCCATAGTTTATTCATCCTCCGCTTGGTCAGTCGCTTTCGCGTCGCCCGCCGTCTTGACACTTTTTCCGTGGTACCAGCTCCCCTGGACGAAAGTCCAGTGATCCTTCTTTGGCGGTCCGCCAAAGCTCTTCCCTTGCAAACCCGGCATGGTAAGTTCGGTCTCCACGATGATCTCCGCCGAATCCCCGTCGATCTTGAACTCCTTGAATTTGTAGCCGACCACCCGAAGGCGCTGGAATCGCGCCTGCTGCATTTGATCTGGCGTCATTTTGCCTTCGACCCTGGCCGTCTCCATCTGGTAAACGGTATGGAGGTCATTCGCACGCCAAGCCTCCCAGTAGGCAGTAGCCCGTTCCCGCAGAGCTTCGTCTCGGCGCTGGTCTCCGGCGTACGCCACGGCAGCCGCCATTAGCTCGCCGAAGAGTACCCAGCTACAAAATATCGTCTTTGCGTCCTTCATTTTCATCCCCTTCGCTCGTTCATTTTGCCGGCTAAGCCGGACCATTCCGAAAGCCCAAGCCGCTTGCCGATCAGGGAAAGACGCCGCGTGGGAAAAGGGTCTTCAGCTCGTCCTGCACGACCTCGATCTTGGCATGTTTGGCCAGCTCCCGCACGTAAGCATCGCGTTGTTTAGCCTGTCCCTCGAGCCGCATGCGCTGGATCACCTTTTCTCGCACATTGGGATAGGGAGAAACCAAGGACGGGCGTATATCTGTCAACTTAAGGATTTCAAACCCGACGGACGATTCAACGACCTGGGTATGTTCGCCCACCTTCAAGTTCTTGATAGCCGCCGATAGCCATGGATCGCCTTCCCGTGCCATAAAACCGAGATCCCCCTGCGTAACCTTAGCCCTCGGATTCTCCGTGAGTTCGCCGGCAAGTTTGGCAAAGGGTTCACCCGCATCGAGGCGCTTGAGCACTTCATCGGCGCGTTTTCGAACCTGCATCTTCTGCTCTTCGCTCGCTTTCTCAGGGAAACGAAACTGGATTTGGCTGACGCGCACCATCTCCGGTATCCCGTACTCGTTTTGGTGATCAAGGTAGAACTGATAAGCCGCTTTCTCATCGGGAGGAGGCGGCAGTGGAAAATGTTCTTCGGCTAATTTTTCGTAGGCCTTGTTCAATGCTGCCTTGGCCTTTTCCGGATCCTTGGGTAAGAGTCCTTTACGCACCATGTCGCCTCGTAACAACTGGCTGCTGACCATAGCACGCAGTGCCTCCGCTTGGCCGGCCGGCGTCATGGAGGTGGCGATATACGATTGGTTACGTTGTAGAAAATTGACGTAATCCTGGACGGTGATTTCTTCGCCGTCGACTTTCAACATAACTACTTTGACAGGTTGCGCTGGAGCCACGTGTTCCCCTGCGACCGGTCGTTCCGTCGCTGATTCTTTCTTCGCCGCTGCCTCCGGTTTGGCCATGCTTGCCACGGAAAATCCGCAGAGCATGACCAACCCCAACACTGCGACTACAGAACGTTTCACTTGTTGCATTTCCACTCCTTCATCTTAATACGAATTGTCCGGCGGCGAGATCTTCGAAGTGCTGCCACAACGGACCATAGACGATCCAAACCCCATTTCCGCCTTTCCCACGCCCTAGAACCCCATCGAGCCAACCATCGCCGTCGATATCCCGAAGGAGCAATATCTGGCTCCCCTCATTCCTCGCCATCGGTACAGACCGCATGGGCACTGCGGCATGGCCATCCCATGACGGGGGGAATCGATAGATCGCCAATGCTCCGTATCCCACGGCCATGAGGCACGTCGCGTCATCCCGGTCTTGGCCAACGGCTACTTGTCGTATCCCCATCGTGGTCGGGAATGACAGCGGTGCCGCATCCTTGAAGGCACCCTGGCCTTCGTTAATAAGCACATGGATATGAAACGGCTGAGACTGATTCGGGATGAGCAGATCGGGGGCCTTGTTGCCGTCGAGATCGGCGACTGCAACTTGGTTCGGGGCACCCCTGACGAAGTCACGTACCTGGATCGGTGTGACGGTATCGTCGATCTTTTCCGGATGACGGATCATCCAAAGGGAATGGTTCTGCTGAATCGTGAACAAGAGTTCCTCGATGCCGTCGCCATCGATGTCCACCGGGACGATACGGTCCGCCCTCCGGATCGATTTTTTCTGCGGCTGCTCGCGGAGCGGCACGGCGATACGGCCTACCGCTTTTCCAGTGACTGGGTCGAAGCCCTTCCATAAGGACACCTCATCCTCGTGGAACGAGCTGACAGCGAGGCTCGTTCCCCAATCTGGCCAACGGAACACCGAAAGGTGACGCGGCGCAGTCTCCGGCACTCGGTTCCGCACCCGGAATCCGCCTGCCAGCGTCGGTTCCAAGACGATCAATTGATTTACGCCTTCGGCGGCCGCCGCATAGAGGCGCTCTTTGGAAGGCAAGCGCACGAAGTCGCCCGGGTGGAAACCCACTTCCGGGACAGTCGGGCCCGGTGAAAAGACCCGCGGCTCCTTTTGAAAGAAAGCCTGGGCGTAATTTCCGCCGTGAGCAACTGCAATCACATCGAGTCTGCCGTCTCCATCGACGTCATCTGTCGCCACATGAAACGGAGGGGCATCGAAAGGCAAGGACTGTTGCAGCGATGCGACATCCTCACTCAATGCATGCAAGGACGGCGACGGTGATCGACAGGCAGCCAGCGCGACCGAAGACAGCGCAGCCAACACGATCCAATAAAAGTAGTTCATGGGTTCAACGAGGGTAGTCACTAAGCCATGGGCATCACTTAGCCCCCACAGTAGCTGCTGCTGGTGAGGCGGTGGCCAAATCTCATCCGGCAACCTTTTCACGAGCACTCTGGAGGCAAAGCCGGCTCAGTCAAATCATTCTTCAATCATCTGAACGGAACAGGACTGCGAATGCGCCCTGTTGGGAGAACGGCCCGAATTCAACCGACCGCTTCCACCGCAAGAAAAGACGGCGTGGGTATCAACCCACGCCGTCCCGCCGCCGATAGAATCAGCGGCATCCGCTATTACGGAGTGAAGGAACCACGATCATGCCCAAGCGCGGTTTCCATCGGGATCACGGTAGCCCCGACGGGCACGCCGGCATCGAAGTTGACCTGGTATTGCAAGGGAATGCTGAAGGCCATCATCGCAGCCTCCGGCGCACCGATACCGGTGTCAATCAGCTCTGGCAGCATCAGCTTAATGAAGCCGCCCTGGAGCAGCTTGGACAGGATAGCCGCTGGATCCAGACCGGGTTCGTTAGCGATCGGCGGGACGCAGAAAGGTCGAGCCTGACCGTAGGCCTGGATGAAACTCGGCACGGGGTAGGCTGCACTCACGTCCGTCTGCGCCCAGACTACGTTCAGCTGATTGGGCAGGCTGATGGTATCGGAGCAGGGTTCCTCGTTGTCGTTGTAGATAACCACACCGAGATTCGACCACGCTGCGTCCGCATTCCGGTCGTTCCATACCACGAACAGAGTCGGGATTTGGAACGGATTGGTGACGTTACCCACCGTGATTGACCGGTTGCCCAGCGTCAGGTCGACGATCTTAAGATCCGGAACGACCGAACCGTCCGACCAAGTGGTCGGTATGCCGCTGATCAACGGCGATGCAATTGGATTGCCGTTCACGCCGATCTCGATGACCTGATTGGCCACCGACACCTTCTTGTTGGGCGGCGAATCCGCGCCGTCCGCCATCGGCAGCACCGGGATCTTGGCATCCAGGAGACCGATGGTGCCGCCGCCGTTCTGAGACTCGAAATCAGCTCCCGTGATCAGCCAAGCTTCGGCAAAAAAGCTGAAATCGGCCGCCTTGCCGAGCCAGCCTTGCTCGGTGGTCAGCAAAAGATAACCGGGAACACCGTTCAGCGCGGTCTGGTAACCGCCCCTACGAATGGTGTCACCCCAATCGATGATCGCCACATCGTCGGGCGTCACATTGATGGTACCGTTCGCTCTATGGACACTGCGCTGATTGAGGAAAGCCCAATGGATCTGCTTGATATCCGGATCCGCCGGGGCTTCTGGACCGACCGGTGCAGGAAAGCTCCCATTGGTAGGCGTGCTGTGCTGCGCCGTCCAGACATTCGGGATGGTCTTGTTGCCCACGGACATCGGCACCGTGATCTTCACCACGGTGTTGATGCTGAAGGGGCCATCGGTAGGCGGACCCACGATTTGATCGTCCCATATTACAAACGGAACGAGGTTGGCTTCGCCCGCATCGCCCTCAATAATTGCGTGTGCCGACATGCTCGTCGCGGCCAGAGCCGTGAACATGCCCGCTGCGATTGCGGTCTTTTTGAAGTTCATACTCATGAGAAGATCTCCCTTTGAAGTCGACAGTTAACCCAGGAAATGGAGCACCCCAATCCTTTGCCCTAAAACTGCGTGAGACCAGGGCCAAGCCAGACGCCCAAGACGTCCTCCGGGAATTATGAACGTTTCGCCGCTGTTTGCCAAACGCAACAAGGGCTCACGCATTCCCGCAGCTCCATGCGGGGGATAAGCTAAGCCGCGCCGCGAGCGGTGTCAAGCATTTTTGTCGCTAAACTATGACTGTTTTGTTGTAAAAACGAGATGAGCGGCGTGGCATCGCCGCATCAGGCGGCAATTCGACGCTCTGATGGCGAACCCATGCCCGGCGGTCCGCCCGATCGTCACCCCGGGGGCCAGACCGCCGGTCGAGGCGGCCCCGGGAAATCGCCTCATCCAATAGGTCGACCTTGTTGGGATTTTCATGGATGCAACGCCGGATGTCGCGACAGGAGTGCGCCGCAAGAACGGCACCAAGCGCCGCGTCGGATCGCCATATCCGCGTGACGGGCGGAAGACTCACCGCCCCTCGGCGAGTCAAAGAGACTCGCGGTGTCAAGCGCATGAACGCCATAGGGACAGGGCCGATGGCCGCGCTTCGCGGCGCGGGGACTTCAGCTCCCTGGCAACCGGAGCACACCGCCCTAACAGCCTGAAAGTCCGCCGCTTTCATACTCTATAGAGGAACGACCCAATTTCAAGACATCGTCCGAAATGCTAGCATTCGTTGACGCCACGGGAATGGCGTCATGCCCCCTGACCCTCGGAACCGGCGTGTCGGCGTGCCCGCCCTCTGATTAAGATGCGATCCCAACCCATCCCTATCTAGTTCATGCAATCCAGCGAGCAAGACTTTCTCCCCTATGCGGCAATTTCCTTCATTGGGCCAGGTCCGGCCATCGTTTTTGCCCCCCACCCCGACGACGAGGTGTTTGGCTGCGGCGGCGCCATCATGCGCCACATCTCGGCCGGCGATTCCGTTCGGGTCATCGTTGTCACCGATGGCGCGTACGGTTCCGCGGCAGATTTCGAGGAATATGCGCTGACGCGGCAACGGGAAAGCATCCTGGCGGCGGAGATTTTGGGATACGGCGTTCCCGAATTCTGGAACCTCCCCGATCGGGGGCTGGAATATGGCGAACGCCTGATCCAGCGCATTCTGGCCAGCATAGAAGCATGCGCCGCAGAACTCGTCTACGCCCCCTCCTGGTGGGAAATTCATCCCGATCACCGTGTCCTGGCGCTTGCGACTGCCGAAGCAGTGCGACGCAGCCCACGGCCGATCCGCCTGGCCATGTATGAGGTTGGCGTGCCGTTGCAACCCAATGCGCTTCTGGACATCACCGACCTGACCGAGCGCAAGGCCGCAGCCGTGGCCTGCTTCTCCAGCCAACTGGCGCAACAGAATTACGACAAGCAGATCGCGGCGCTCAACCGATTCCGCACCTATACGCTGCCTCGGACCATCGAGGCTGCCGAAGGCTATCTCGTCCTGGCCGCGGAAGAGCTCAGAGGCGGCATGCCCAGCCTTATGACTCGCAAGGACCGTCTGGCCGTGCGCGGTGAAAACGGCCCCGCACCGGCCAGCCCCCTCGTTTCCGTCATCATACGCAGCATGGACAGAGCCCAACTGAGAGAAGCCCTCGACTCCGTTGCACTGCAAACCTATCCCCGCATTGAAGTCATCGTGGTGAATGCCAAAGGGGACGGCCATACTCCGCTGGCACCGTGGTGCGGCCGCTTCCCTCTTCGGTTCATTCCCTCGAATGTCCCACTGTCACGCAGCCGGACCGCCAATATCGGGCTCGATCGCGCCGATGGCGAGTACCTCATTGTTCTCGACGACGATCACTTCTTTCAACCAGACCACATCGCTTGTCTAGTCGAAGCCCTCCAAGGCCAGAGCGCAGTCCGCTGCGCCTACGCCGGCACGCGGCTAGAGCTTTTTTCGACAGAACCCCAGCCAGGCGAAAGCGTTTTCCATGAACCGCCCCAGGCGGAAAAACCGTGGAAACCCGACGCCCTCCCGCTCCACGCGATCCTGTTTCATCGGTCGCTGCTCGACCTGCAATGCCGTTTCGACGAAAATTTGAACATGCTGGAAGATTGGGATTTCTTGCTTCAGGCGATGCGGCACACGGCTTTTATCCATGTCGACAAAGTCGGTCTCCGTCATCGCAATCACAAGAGCTCCGGTTTCGAAGAAAAAGCCGACGGGTGTCCTTCGGAGGCAGTCACAGCGACCGCTTTCGGCAACAGAGAGAATGACCGGAAGGAAATCGATGAGGCCGATACGTTATTGGCCCGGGACATGCCGTTGACACAAAACGTCCCATCGTCGAATACCGTTGAAAATGGTTTCAACGGTCACGCAAGTACGACGAATCTTTCCGGCAGCCACCCGCCCGGAAGGGATGCCGAACTCGATCGACTTCGCGACCGCCTGTCCAAATGCGAAGCCGAGCTTGCGAACCACCAGTCCCTGGTTGAAGCAAAAAATGCTGATAGAGAAGTACGCAACGTCGAACTCGATCGCCTGCGACGGTCGATACACGAGCTCCTGGCTGCTCAGCTCAAGACTCAGGGAAAATTGAACCCAGCCACCACATCAGCCAACCGGTCGCGGCTTGGCTGCGATGCTGTCCACGAATCGCCATCATGGGCCAGTTCGGCACCGTTACGCTTTGGCGCCCGCTTGGTTCGAGGACGATACGGGAAAGCATGGGACTCGTTGCGCCACGGCATCCGGCCGGCGGGACGGACAATATACAAGACCCTGCCACGCCATTTAGCCGATCCTTTAATTCGCATTATCTATCGTCATTTCGGACCGATGTTCGCCGGATTTGATGATTATGAACGCTGGAGACGTGAACTTGGCATCACCCCGAAAGAAACATACGAACATCACCCGAGAGAGAGACGGACAACCATCGACAGCGTTTCGATCCCGGATGATCAGATGCAGGGGCGCATCACCGCTCATGGACATTTCTCTTACTCGGGTCTCGCTAAAGAAAAGGCGAAATATCTGTTCCGGCTCACTTCCCGCTGGCCATGTTCGTGACTGTGGAATCGCACACCGATGACAAAGCCTGCCGCGATGTGCTGACGGAACTGCCGCGGCTTGAAACGCATGCAAACTCCGTCGCGCCTAATCGGGACAAGGCTGTCCAATGCTGACAGACCCCGATACGGCAGAAGGCTGGCTAGTGAAGACAACTGGCCGGTGGAACCGCGGTTCATTCTGCGCCCGCATCATCATTATTGTTAGGTCACTTGTTACCCAACCGAAGCCAGAACAACCGCATCATCTCCTCGGCCGGAAAATTTCTCCTTCTTGCCAAGAATCTTGCCACACCTATCGCTGAAAATCTCCTCCGCACCGACACGCCTTAAATTAAATAAATAGCAATGTCCTGCAAAAAATGCCCAATGCCTCTCCAGGCAGCCTTTACATCACTTCGAGCCAACAATTACTTTTTATCTCTTCAAAGCCAGAACTGTAACAATCATTACGCAATGGGCATGACGAATATTGCCACGATACACCCTAGGCCACTCAACGATAGAGCTCCGACATATCAGGGATCGCCCATTGGCGTCAATCCCATCCACGAAACACCGATCTATTTTTGATATATTGATTTCCGACCAGCAAAAGCAGAATGAACAATACTCCTGTTGACCCGACTCACCCGAGCGCTGAGAAGCCATTGGTCTCAGTAGTGATCCGAACGAAAGATCGCCCCAAGCGCCTTGTGGAAGCGGTAAGAAGCGTAAGCGAGCAGACTTACAGGCCGTTGGAGGTGATCGTTGTCAACGACGGCGGATGGACATTATCAGAGGAAACGCTCAAGGAACATGCCGGTGATGTCGAGCTTGTCCTGATTCAACTTGAGCAGAACCAAGGCCGGGCCAAATCGGCCAATACGGGCTTGCAAGCGGCAACAGGGCGGTATCTATGTTTTCTCGATGATGACGATCGATTCCTGCCTGACCATATAGAGCTTCTGTCCTCTTGCCTCGAGCACATTGAGCATCGGGTCTGCTATTCGGATGCAGAGCTGTGCTGGCAGGTTTACAACGTAGAAGCAGGCGAGTTTGAGATCGTCAATCGTCAGGAATTCGGCTCCAGAGACTTCAACCTCGCTGAATTGCTCTGCGGCAATTATATTCCGCTCAACACCCTGCTTTTTGATCGCCAAGTGCTGCTGGAGGTCGGGGGATTCGATCCCCAGTTTGATATCTACGAGGACTGGGACCTTCTGCTGCGCGTCGGCAGCCGTTATCCTTTCTATCACCTGCCTCGTGTGACCGCCCAGTACAACCAGTGGAGCAGGGATCATCAAAATTTTTACGATCATTTTGCCCAAACCGGTCATGCGCCCCTCTTGCATATCACCGGCTACGATAAGCTCATCGAGAAGAACCGCCATCTCTTCAATGCCGACGTGGCAAGACATCTGTTGGCCGTAGTCAATCGCCTTAGGGCGGCGGAGCTGGAGCTTGCTCACCGGGCACCCACCGCGCCGGAACCACCCATTACGTCTCTGAAGATGCAGCTTGACCAGATATCGGCGCAAATCGGTCCAGCTTTTTCCGCCTTGGAAGTACGCATAGCTGAGCTGGGCGGGATCCACCACGATACCATCACCTCAGCCGCCGCCAGACTTGAAACGGGCATTTGTGATCTCGACAACCTCCGGTCCGACGTCAACCGCCTCCTCACGGACACAGAGGCATCATGGCAACAGATAGGCATCCGCGAATTCGACCTTCAAAAGGTCGTCACGGAGCTGATAGAGGCCCAAAAGGCGTTTGAGGAATGCCGTTCCGAGATTGCGCAAATAAGCGCGCTCCACCAGCTCATTTCCGAGCGTGATAGCCAAATCGGGGCGCTCCACCAAGTCCTTTTCGACCGTGATAGCCAAATCGCTGCCCTTCATCAAACAACAGCTCACTTTGAAACTCTACTCGCCGCCCTCTATGGTTCCACTAGCTGGCGCGTTACCGCACCGCTCCGCGCCATCTCCCGCACCTTGAGATGGCTTCTGCGGAACACCCGCCGCGCACTAATGCTGAGCTGGTGGCTTGGTACCGGACAGTTCACACGCGCAATCAGTGCAGCATTTCCTTACTTCTGGCGTTATGTGCCACCACCAATAAAAATAATAATCCCGAGCCATCTCAGCGAAACTGTGAAACACCGGCTCAAATTGACTGACGTAACGCCATCGCAAACACCTAAAGATCATGGCGGCCGCGAGGTCACAGCGGCACACAGTGCAAATGCCACGTCGCTAGAACTTCCAGAGAAGTATTACTTTGACCTTTCAGCGGAACCCGTTGCCCACAGTCCAGTCAAGGCCATTGCATTTTACCTTCCCCAATTCCATGCCATTCCTGAAAACGATGAATGGTGGGGCAAAGGATTTACCGAATGGAACAATACCAGGAGGGGAGAGCCTCTGTTCGAGGGGCACCATCAGCCACGCGTTCCATTGCATCTTGGCTATTATAGTTTGGATGATGTCGGCGTTTATGAGGAACAAGTCAAGCTCGCGAAGAAAGCAGGCATCTACGGCTTCTGTTTTTATTTTTACTGGTTTGCAGGCAAGACATTACTCGAAAAGCCTTTACGTAACATGCTCGCCAACACGCAGATCAACCAACCATTTTGCCTTTGCTGGGCCAACGAAAACTGGACCCGCCGCTGGGACGGACTTGATGATGAGATACTGATCGCACAACGGCATAGTGAAAACGATGCACTAGCTTTTCTCAATTATGTCAACGACTATTTCTGCGACGACAGATATATAAAAATCGATGGACGACCCTTGCTCATAGTCTATAGAGCAGGAATCATTCCCGAGATCACACGCATTCAGGACCTATGGCGAAGGCGAGCAATGGAACTTGGCTGGCCGGGACTTTACCTGGTTTCCGCACAGACTTTTGGTCAAATGGACCCACGGGACTTCCATTTCGATGCCGCGGTACAGTTCCCCCCTCATTCCCCCACCCCTTTGCCCTCGATAAACGGTCAAACACCCAATCTCCTGCAAGACTTTGAAGGATCTATCGTTGATTACGACAATACGGCGCACCTTTTCTGTGACAATTTGGTCACGGACTATAAGCTTTTCCCGGGCATCACGCTTGGATGGGACAACACGGGCAGACGCGGCAAGCGTGCAACTGTCTTTCGCAATTTTTCCCTGACCAGTTATTCACGATGGCTGCTGACGGCCTGTAAAACCACATCCGCAAATCCGAAATTGGCTGATAATGAAAAACTTGTCTTTATCAATGCCTGGAATGAATGGGGCGAAGGCACATATTTGGAACCT from Methylococcus geothermalis encodes:
- a CDS encoding glycoside hydrolase family 99-like domain-containing protein: MNNTPVDPTHPSAEKPLVSVVIRTKDRPKRLVEAVRSVSEQTYRPLEVIVVNDGGWTLSEETLKEHAGDVELVLIQLEQNQGRAKSANTGLQAATGRYLCFLDDDDRFLPDHIELLSSCLEHIEHRVCYSDAELCWQVYNVEAGEFEIVNRQEFGSRDFNLAELLCGNYIPLNTLLFDRQVLLEVGGFDPQFDIYEDWDLLLRVGSRYPFYHLPRVTAQYNQWSRDHQNFYDHFAQTGHAPLLHITGYDKLIEKNRHLFNADVARHLLAVVNRLRAAELELAHRAPTAPEPPITSLKMQLDQISAQIGPAFSALEVRIAELGGIHHDTITSAAARLETGICDLDNLRSDVNRLLTDTEASWQQIGIREFDLQKVVTELIEAQKAFEECRSEIAQISALHQLISERDSQIGALHQVLFDRDSQIAALHQTTAHFETLLAALYGSTSWRVTAPLRAISRTLRWLLRNTRRALMLSWWLGTGQFTRAISAAFPYFWRYVPPPIKIIIPSHLSETVKHRLKLTDVTPSQTPKDHGGREVTAAHSANATSLELPEKYYFDLSAEPVAHSPVKAIAFYLPQFHAIPENDEWWGKGFTEWNNTRRGEPLFEGHHQPRVPLHLGYYSLDDVGVYEEQVKLAKKAGIYGFCFYFYWFAGKTLLEKPLRNMLANTQINQPFCLCWANENWTRRWDGLDDEILIAQRHSENDALAFLNYVNDYFCDDRYIKIDGRPLLIVYRAGIIPEITRIQDLWRRRAMELGWPGLYLVSAQTFGQMDPRDFHFDAAVQFPPHSPTPLPSINGQTPNLLQDFEGSIVDYDNTAHLFCDNLVTDYKLFPGITLGWDNTGRRGKRATVFRNFSLTSYSRWLLTACKTTSANPKLADNEKLVFINAWNEWGEGTYLEPDTKYGFGYLEATKKALNACADNKPRLTVIVPNYNHAEFLERRLTSIIQQSQKPEEIIFLDDASSDNSITIAREMLSKSNIRYVILTNSSNSGNVFKQWIKGLEHATGDLIWIAESDDDAPHDFLANILPEFDQEDVLLAYGDISYIDTKGMPDPGLRHYYDDLNDLNWDHSHVVSAYRAFSGAFAIKNIIPNVSGAVFRKPILTESEKSRLTSYTFAGDWYFYALIARGGSIAFRKEAKSYFRINHGGTSRKAFFSDRHLLEHGMILHDLRKLYGITKEVTQDHIEALQKVFEHELSDSSAIDMAHLQNVPVSRTESLRICIASYGFTVGGGEIVPVDIANTLRARGHHITFLAMVKNSPDDPPVLRHRLRNDIPVFYWDDVKHCFQYFLDQYGIEIINSHNFGVEYCLSHTGVDVKLPYIASLHGGYESVDEKLLTKDFMAYVGKNVNEWLYLSNKNTTPLKIRGLRHARFTKSFNAITLRPPNAGLDLNIRQSLNANKDTVLLVIASRAVYEKGWQTAIEATRRLRRQIERDCRLLLIGDGPDFEAIRSANLDKDYLYFLGRLDNPCPIIKECDIGVFPSTYPGESFPLFVLECLQNGLPVVATDIGEIPNIMSITKEEMPGYVLSRNHNEEALVDEMVQAISTLIKDERRMNSARRQARMAGERFCIERLGDFYLDMFDKHIDPTLK